The following proteins are co-located in the Vigna unguiculata cultivar IT97K-499-35 chromosome 9, ASM411807v1, whole genome shotgun sequence genome:
- the LOC114163943 gene encoding protein DEHYDRATION-INDUCED 19 homolog 5-like, with protein sequence MSFLFWFEKSLLITHSLTTTKPHPSLSPSLPTIMDFIFRAATIHPSNHFPSLQASRLHSDKYSMLNYTDEEDDAKSLFQCPFCDFEFDFSSVRARLEDEGCYDPRDMTCPLCDENLGEDAVRVAQNSSKRSWKSDKSSISSSDTVVFDKKLPARGRHVPDPLLTPFVRNVSVPNSSGIQPGEGFSSSASDISSGKGYDPDIFSGKGSETDSGDEEDIEERRQKASFVQELVLSTLF encoded by the exons ATGTCCTTTCTCTTTTGGTTTGAGAAATCTCTTTTgatcactcactcactcaccaCAACAAAGCCACACCCTTCTCTTTCTCCCTCTCTTCCCACCATCATGGACTTCATCTTCAGGGCTGCCACTATTCATCCCTCCAATCACTTCCCCTCTCTCCAAGCTTCTCGCCTTCACTCAG ATAAATACTCAATGCTCAATTATACAGATGAGGAAGATGATGCAAAATCTCTTTTTCAATGTCCTTTCTGtgattttgagtttgatttttcTTCAGTTCGTGCTCGTTTGGAAGATGAGGGTTGCTATGACCCAAGAGATATG ACCTGTCCTCTGTGTGATGAAAATTTAGGGGAGGATGCAGTCAGGGTTGCACAGAATTCAAGCAAG AGATCTTGGAAGTCTGACAAATCTAGCATCTCGTCGAGTGATACGGTTGTGTTTGACAAGAAACTTCCTGCCAGAGGAAGACATGTGCCTGATCCGCTTCTGACACCATTTGTTCGCAATGTGTCTGTTCCAAACTCCAGTGGGATCCAACCCGGTGAAGGTTTCTCCAGCAGTGCCTCAGACATTTCCAGTGGAAAGGGGTATGATCCTGACATTTTCAGTGGAAAGGG TTCTGAGACAGACTCGGGAGATGAGGAGGATATTGAAGAGAGAAGACAGAAGGCATCTTTTGTTCAAGAGTTGGTGTTATCAACTTTATTCTAG
- the LOC114163942 gene encoding elongation factor Tu, chloroplastic, producing MALSSATASSKLILFPHASSSSSSSPTSLNSTPFRSTTTTTTHKPTTLSSSFLQPSTILRRTPSTTTHRRQFTVRAARGKFERKKPHVNIGTIGHVDHGKTTLTAALTMALAALGNSAPKKYDEIDAAPEERARGITINTATVEYETENRHYAHVDCPGHADYVKNMITGAAQMDGAILVVSGADGPMPQTKEHILLAKQVGVPNMVVFLNKQDQVDDEELLQLVELEVRELLSSYEFPGDDIPIVSGSALLALEALMENPAIKRGDNEWVDKIYQLMDEVDNYIPIPQRQTELPFLLAVEDVFTITGRGTVATGRVERGTIKVGDTVDLVGLRETRNTTVTGVEMFQKILDEALAGDNVGLLLRGIQKMDIQRGMVLAKPGTITPHTKFEAIVYVLKKEEGGRHSPFFAGYRPQFYMRTTDVTGKVTGIMNDKDEESKMVMPGDRVKMVVELIVPVACEQGMRFAIREGGKTVGAGVIQSIIE from the coding sequence ATGGCACTTTCTTCTGCAACTGCTTCCTCCAAACTCATACTCTTCCCACAtgcatcatcatcttcttcttcttcacccaCTTCTCTAAATTCTACACCCTTCcgctccaccaccaccaccaccacccataAACCAACCACTCTCTCTTCCTCCTTCCTCCAGCCCTCCACCATCCTCCGCCGCACACCCTCCACCACAACCCACCGCCGCCAATTCACCGTCCGTGCCGCGCGCGGCAAGTTTGAGCGCAAGAAGCCCCACGTCAACATAGGCACCATCGGCCACGTCGACCACGGCAAGACCACCCTCACCGCCGCCCTCACCATGGCCCTCGCCGCCCTCGGCAACAGCGCCCCCAAGAAGTACGACGAGATCGACGCCGCCCCGGAGGAGCGCGCCCGCGGCATCACCATCAACACCGCCACCGTGGAATACGAAACTGAAAACCGCCACTACGCTCACGTGGACTGCCCCGGCCACGCGGACTACGTCAAGAACATGATCACCGGCGCCGCCCAGATGGACGGCGCCATCCTGGTGGTGTCCGGCGCCGACGGCCCCATGCCCCAAACGAAAGAACACATCTTGTTGGCAAAACAAGTCGGCGTGCCCAACATGGTGGTGTTCCTGAACAAACAGGACCAAGTCGACGACGAAGAACTCCTCCAGTTGGTGGAATTGGAAGTGCGCGAGCTTCTCTCGTCGTACGAGTTCCCCGGCGACGACATCCCCATCGTCTCGGGCTCCGCACTCTTGGCTCTGGAAGCTCTCATGGAGAACCCTGCAATCAAACGCGGCGACAACGAATGGGTGGATAAAATCTACCAACTGATGGACGAAGTGGACAACTACATTCCCATTCCGCAGCGCCAAACCGAACTCCCTTTCCTTCTGGCCGTGGAAGACGTTTTCACAATCACCGGGCGTGGGACGGTGGCAACGGGGCGAGTGGAGCGTGGGACGATAAAAGTTGGCGACACCGTTGACCTTGTGGGTTTGAGGGAAACGAGGAACACGACGGTGACAGGCGTGGAGATGTTCCAGAAGATTCTTGACGAGGCGTTGGCGGGGGACAACGTGGGGCTGCTGCTCAGAGGGATTCAGAAGATGGACATTCAGAGAGGGATGGTTCTGGCAAAGCCTGGCACCATTACGCCCCACACGAAGTTCGAGGCCATTGTTTATGTTCTGAAGAAGGAGGAAGGTGGGAGACACTCGCCGTTCTTTGCAGGGTACAGGCCTCAGTTTTACATGAGAACCACCGACGTGACGGGGAAGGTGACCGGCATCATGAACGACAAGGACGAGGAGTCCAAGATGGTTATGCCCGGTGACCGTGTTAAGATGGTCGTCGAGCTCATTGTTCCTGTCGCCTGCGAACAGGGAATGAGGTTCGCCATTAGGGAAGGAGGCAAGACCGTTGGTGCTGGTGTTATCCAATCCATCATCGAGTGA